In Cydia amplana chromosome 13, ilCydAmpl1.1, whole genome shotgun sequence, the genomic stretch CTGAGAATATTCTTATCTAGCCTAAAAACGAAAATTTTAGAATTTTCGAGAGCTATGCTCAAGgaatatcttattataatatttataatcccACCACAACAACTTGACCAAATGATTTCCAAAATGCTTCAGCCGACTTTAAATTACCacatacctatacttatatacataggtacttcttttataataaaaaaacattttttaacataattatatcatCGTCCTTTTGGACAtcaatacattttaataaaaatagtaatacGTACTAGAATAAGACCCAGACAGCAAATTAGCATTCGTAGCCGGTAATCCCAAGGTAGGCAAAGCGACGTTCAAtcctttatgtatatttttaaagaCACAACTACGTTTATAACAATCAATaagtaaaatgcaaatacaaatttaaaaaaagcttgtaataacaaTATGTTGGTAGGTATGTAATTGAAATTAGAGGcagaaaatatatacctacggtCTTATCTTAGTTATCTTCATATCAATGGTCTACTCTACTTTATAACGGTAAGCCCTACAATCTACCAACACTCCAAGTTTGAAAATCTtaaatacttaatttactttacCGACTAAATAGTGGCCAACTATCGGTAAACTGCCACAAGGATTGGCACGTTACACCTGAGACGTTTTTAATTATCGAAAGTAAACATCCCGGAATCTGTTACGGGACTTCATAAATGTAAATTGGAGGCGCATCCCGTTTAGTAGGGGGGGTGCCCCCACCCCCTTCGGCGGGAGGGGCCGGGCGAGGCACGAGGGTTTGTGCCACAATAACGTATAAGTACTTAAAACGCATTGCTTTCTCAACGGCAAAAATTCTGATTAATAATTGCAGCTCCTGTATTACAATTATAGCTTCTTAATCTATGATTTTACACTACAACTAACTAGTCCTTACAATACATGTGTGTGATTCTagttttaaatttgttaaggtGCTACGGGGTAACGCTTCATAAAACCAGTGTCCGTATATTAAAATTCGCCACGTACGTATTAACATTTAGTGTTCATTCGATCGATTACGATACGATCAACATGGTTTCGAGTTCGAGTTCCTTGAACTAGAACGGACACAATACAGCTTATGAATACTTAACACTTCATTTAAATACCGACCGTAATATAAAGGGATAGAGTTGTTTATGaactgtaaatttaattttaatttgaattAGTGAAGAAATAAGAGCAGAGCATTGTAATTTATAACGAAAAATCAGTTTGAGATTTGTGAGGGCGTGAAGGTTTTTGTTGAGATGCTAAAGTTGGTGTGAGTCTGACAAAGAGCAGGTAGGACAAATTAATCAGTCGCTCTACATGTCAGTCTCGTCTCGCCACTAGTTGTACTAATAATATAACGACACCAATCATGAGACATTAAAGAAATACATTGAGTATTTTTGATATCCCATACCTCTAAATTTTTACCGCTTGAAACGTTGAATATCCCATTCGTGTTTTATGTTTTCGACGTGTTCAATGAAAGATACTGCAATTGGTTTTCAacatacttaattaactaattaaaactatgttttttttttccagttATGGACAATTTAACGCCATTTCGtttaaaacacacagaaacaaCGAAACTTCAAATTTAAGCAGCTCTAGAGATTTTAATTCGGTATAAAATTGTAAGTATAGAAAATATTAGTAAGCTGGTAAATTACCGGCAGGTACTTATACTGATTTTGTACCGGTTGCATTCCCTGAAGCATCTCTATAACTTTTGTTTAGGTAAAATGTTGCCAGTGctttaaaattaatgttaatcAGTAATATCCAATCAGATAATATCCAATCGTGCGTATATTCAATTGTTCGAAAAACGTAAAACTCATTCTAACGTTACACGTGCGAAGAATACAGGTAGCTCGTTaataataaacttaataaaGCAATcttcataatattataaaacatcTACGGCGCAGTGACTAATTAACACGAGGAAAGAAAATGTCGTGAAGAGTCTTGTATTTCGAATCGTTATGGAACAAAAGGTTTTTTCCACGAGAGGGGAAATGCGAAGAAACACATTTATGTTGATACTGCCGAGTCTCGTACCAATTCAACTGTTCATGCCctttaaagtacctaaataggtattgatatacatacaatatttgcACCATCCACCATTTGTCCAAACAGAGTTTATAATAATATCATTATACCCAACAATTTGATCTAGGAAATATGTGACTATGTTagtatgaaaaatgaaaatgaaaatgaaaatattttatttacattaataaatgttacataacaaggtaacaggttgggactccctattaagtatattatacctgtatcaggaagccccgctcctccgtagcaacaagttgtagatttaagaaatatttaactaacatacagaaagaaaacttaagctaatacagtgaaacctggttaagtgggacctggataagtgagaaacctctatagctgggactcatggtgcggtcccgacactttagctcTGAATTACCTTtgttagtgagaaaaaacgaacctctataactgggattagctgttgtgattttatagtcacatttacctctataagtgagacagagagtgtattctacctcttttactgagtaTAAGATgagtatagatagatagatattagATACGTTTCTCATATGTTTATTATAAACAAATCACTAgaagtataattttattgaaactCCATGCTTttagaaatgtaattttattcatCATCATTCACGTCTGAATCATGTTCCTGTTCAGTTTTAATACCTTTACTCTTGCTGTTATTACTTGTAGAATCTTTACGATATTTTCCAATGCGCGCGTTGAACAATATATCGTTTATATAACGTTTCGCTATTAGGACTGAATGCAGATCTTTAGTCTCTCTTAGTTCCGAAGCAACATATTGCCCGTAAATTTCAAATTCGTCTTGACCAGATTTTGAACTTGGCCGATATTGCTTAGCAAATCCATATGCCATTGGGTCATCAGATTTATCGTCGTATGAACTGGTTCTTTTCCTTGAGATGGTTGATAAGTTTGCTGTTGTGTCCGTAGATTCGTGAAGCATTGGGATGGGGGCGGCTATGTGGAAATTTTCGACGTGGTAAGACTCGGAGAGTTCATCGTTATGGctgttctgaaaaaaaaaagacatgAAATGCTTAGTATGGGTATTTAAtgattatatatacctacttagaacTAAAAGGAcgaaaataaaatttttttcgtatttttttcaTCGATTACTATTACAGGTACACCACAAAAATAAGCCTCCACAAACTCCTCATAAATATTAAGCATGTTGAGTGATCTATTTTTATCAGTGATGATGAAGTTGCATTCAAAGAGGAGGTATAGATAGAATGTCAACTCACGGCATCAGAGCAAATACTGCTAACCTAACCGATGAAAATTCGAAAGAGGAAATTTTTGAAATACAggatgattcaggagacgtggcAAGGATCAAAACTACGCATTTAGTTGGTACCTAGTTCAGTACCAGTACAGCTACTATTTTTTCGTACCGGTATTAGTGATAAGTAACGTAAATCTTTTGTACAAATCCAGAAGGAATACAGTCATGGTAGCTACCTATCTCGTTTTGTTCATCTGTTTGGGTTTTCTCCCACCATTTGAATTTaggtaatatttgtatttagaaaactttacaaataaaaaGCAAATTTTTCCTTCCGCGAAGGTGATATGTCTACTGTCAGTAAAATACCTGTTAATAAGGCACttgaaaatataagtatttatgtgactttatttacacattaaaaattccttacattttttacattttaatagCTGCTAAAAAAATTGCCCAAATCGCTGCATCAGCTTGAGTGCAACGATAACCCAAAAAGCTTAAAACTTTGTTACTGAATGCAATGTTTTTCCAATCGTTGGAATTACGAGAACCAATGTTTCTCGTTCACTTTAAATTCCACGCGCTGTGTTAATTTTTATCGATTGTTCGCCTTACATtctataaaatataggtacgtacTAATGCTTACCAAAGTGTGCAATACGAATAAATCATATAGAAAATTACTTAGCATTAACGATATCTTATAGTTACAACTGAACGTCTAGCGACTAGACTCCTAATTTTTCTCTATATAGGACATCAGAACTCGGTGTACAATGACCTCGACGGGCAATGAGTTCGCGCCAACCGGAGCCATTATTCGCATCGCTTACGTAGCGCATTATTACCGGTGAACCAGTATATAGATGGTCTCGCGGTCCATAACAACTGAGCGTAATATAAGATTGGCGTTTATGCTGGTCAACTGAAAAGAAACGTGCGGGAAATGAAGGGAATAACAGCCCAACGCCGGCAACCTTGCACGCGACCGCGCCGCGGGGAGTGGGCGGGGGaacgttcgaaattcaaaattcgattGATGCGCCCAATAATTCCGCAATCCCGGATTTGCACGTCACTAATTTGACACTATTATTTTGACGTAGGTTACCCGTATACGAGTAAAGTACAACCTATTGTATAACAAGTACATTTCAACACATTGATAAATTCTTAATGTCTAAAatttaccttataaaataaattacaattaaataaaaactaaatcataactaaaaaaaatctgATCTGATCTGATCCCTGCTGAAGGGTGCCCATAATGCTGGCTACATACCCCCGCTGAATAGCAATTCCGATTCTTTGGCCAAGGAATGAGCCAGTCCTAGGATCTCTGGTGGTGTCAAGGAGCATGTTCTTTAAATCTTAAAATCTTCAAACTTAGCGCATCCTGGTCCCAGGGTCTCAACCGCAAACGCCGCAAATAAGTGATTGCTCGATAGTCCAGCATATTTGCGGCGCTTTAGAGCTTCAGCTGCTGCCGCCGCTCCGCCAGCATTAATCAAGTAGCGGCTAAATCCACACAAGTTGTATCCCAGATAAGCGGCCGTCCCAGCCAGGGAATAGGGTAATTCCGTCAGACCTCTTTCCATCGTCGCGCACAAGACCGGGATGCTTCAACACGGATGGCATGCCCACACTGATAAGGGCCCGGCGGATTACTTCATTAAGGCTGGCATGGCGGGAAAACCGACCAGCGCTCTTCCAGCAGGAAAGGTTGGTAACCGCGCCTCCGCGAGGACAGCGATATGGAACAACTAACTCAGCCCCTATACGGAGGTCGACCGACAATCGTAGGGAGTTATTGTCCAAAAGGGTAGCGCAGTTACTGGAGGAATACGCATGAACTGACTCCGTTTTGGAAGAAGCTAGGAGACGGGGTTTCTCCACAATTGAAGCAGCAGAGTCAAGGAGAAGCTTGAACCTGGCGACAGAGAGGTTCATCCCACATCCTCTGAATGTGTCCTTTGAATGTCGTCGTTGTTGTCTACATGTCATTGATGCGCAGGAAAAACAATATTGGTGATAGAACAGAACCTTGCGGAACGTCCATGCTATCGGAACAGCTTACGTCTACTACAGCTTGTATGCGTCTCCCGGACAAAAAGAATGGTCCATTTGCATAATGTCTCGGGCAGTCCATGAGATCTGATATCGATAGGAGTCAGAAGGATGGTAAATTCGATGCCAGACCCGATCGAACGCCTTCGCTATATCTAGGCTCCCGGAATGAATCCTTCTCATCTGTGTCCGGCACGGGAAGTTTTATTCCCATTGGTCCTCGGCGGGGATAAATGAGAATTAACCGTTCCCACTTGAGCTGGACAATTGGGAATACGGTCTAAAACTGTGTAATATCAGTACTACACAGGGTTCTGCTTCGATATCTCAAACCATCCGGCGAGGGACAATGCTGAAAAGAAGCAATCTatatagttttaaataaaaataaaatacatatgtatgtattaccTTCTCACCGATATTACGAGTACTTGTTGACTTATTATGATTTCTTAAAAACATCAATTTCTTAAAAGCGAACCAGTTAGATACTTCATCACATCCAACACCCGATTTGTCCTTCTTTAATTCTCTTTGAAACTGTCCGATAAGAGATCTCATTTTTTTTTCGACAACTGATCTATCCAATTCGAAAGCATTTGCTATTTCATACCAGGCTTCATGTTTTTTATTACGATCTTTGTATTCTTCTAACAGGGTGTTCCATAATACGTCTCTTTCTTCGAACTTTTCTATCAGTTTAAAGATGTTTTCGTTGGTCCATTGAAAAGACATAATAATGATTATTATTTACATGCTCACAAACTCGTTTGATCAGGCGACGACAGACACACACACGCAAATGACAACTGCTAGGAACTGACCCGGTCCCGGTCCCGCGCCGCTTGAGCCCCGCACCCCGCGGTCGTTCACCTTTCCGCGTTAACAGATGTTATTTTATGTTGCCGTGTTGAAATAATGGCACTGTCACACTGGCTGTTATATAACATTGTGTAACAGggacaacataataaaacactGTCAATACTATCAGGTTGTACATGTTATACGAtgttatataaagttatataacagcCTTTGTGGAATTATCACGAGTACACGCCCTCACAAATAAAAGTTTAGTTTCTCGAAAACTTTATACAGTATACTTTGCAGGATTTAAATTTGATATTGTTACCTAACCTttacactttaaaaaaaaaaatcacgtctTGTAATAGTTATGCctattaaggtaggtaattttttGGTTTATATAGCCTACAGAGCTCGTCaaaatattaattgtaaaaaCTTAGTTGGTATATTTTCTGAaactaagtacatacatataaatgtgTCGTATGTCTTGGTCAATGTCAAATTAGCCGGCGCGCGAGAAAGTAGCGTGAGCCCAGTCACGTAAGAGGGCAGGTTTCACAATCCGCCGAACGGTCAAATTCCTTCTAATTAATCTTCTACGGGCTCCATTACGGAATTAAAGTGTGAGTTAGTCGTATAAACCTTAATCTACAAGTACAATTGACTTAAAACTaaggatgtaccgactagtcgggaaagccgacatTCGGCCTcttttgtagtcggcgattagtcggcgactagtcagcaaaaatggccgattagtcggcacttgataagtgacagaaaaacagggcaaaaagaaataaacatcacatattttcataagctttttacctattttatccaaatttttatttagggtgcttacgaaaacttttgttcgaaattattGACCTTGTGGTCGCTTTGTGATGTCCGACTGTGCGATCGCCGTGTGAATTAccttaggatttttttatttaatttttagcgttactatatgataaatagcgcgacgaaagggtaaaacgattgttttttagtgcatttgaactgaacttagaccaaactaatgatctagccgactagccgactaatcggcgctcggagggccgattagtcggctagtcggccaaatcaatagtcggtacatcactacagtagagtccggttataacgacgcccaagggaccgctgatattacgtcgtactaaccggacgtcgtacaaaacgaactgccaattttaatatatttatttttaatccaaaaaattacgtcattttgtatttattaacacttatgcgacaatcaaagaaaaaaaaacattttctttaaaatatttatttacgttagtattacaacactttgtcttcaatggagagacttgtgtgtttagaagaagccacttttcaaggtacgcgtagtcaactcactcgtcatccgcaaattactcgaatcccgtaaaataaaaagtcgtaattcttggagatctaatccagctgacgttgttttatcacacagttcctatggccatctcctgtgtccatagatcagctcgaaggtacctaccaaaatattgcattgttccTAACTtattgtacataattatgtatgtgaagtttaagctcaattgaataatgggaattgggttttatttagtttgcaagattacgaaaagtcacatgactatttcatcttgctgcgtataggcaaaaaGGAGAGGGGAGTtcggtgcgcgggacggagtaagcttcttaccaactatttatttgtaaaaactacgtcgctcgtcgttgtcaccggacttgacggacggattttgattcaatttccgtcgttaaaagcgatcggtcgttataagcggagtcgtaataaacggttgtactttcatagtaacTCGtattaaaaccaaacaagtgcctatacttacgtcgctataagcggttggttgttatatgcgaagtcgtactaatcggactctactgtacttAAAACtactaagtatatttttattaggaaGGTGTTTTTAGTTAGGGCTCGCTGCTTAATCTATCTATTTGAAAAGACTAAGAAAATTACGCACATTTTGTTTAATTACTTACCTGAAGTTAAATAAGGTCAACAATTAGTTAGGTATATGAGAAGATGTGTACTTATGCAAAAAATGATTGAACGAAACGTAATTAAAATATGCGCCGCTACGTGTTTGTTTTTACACTTTTTACTTCAATAGTTGTATCATACTCGTACGAGTATGATACAACTaaatcataacattcataactaACAAATATCTGATCTGATCTGATCCCTGCGGATGGGTGCCCATAATGCTGGCTACATTCCCCCGCTCAATAGTGTGTGTACACACACTATCATACATAATGGGCATTGTATTGGCATTTGGGCATTTATATCTTAAGTTATATGGCTCAAAGTTATTAGTAGCCGTAACAAACTGACAATTAACATCAAATTATAAACGTATGTTTCGTAACAGAATGGAAATATTAGAGgctatttaaaaatactttaagtACTTTAGGCAAATTAAAGGAACAGTTAAATGCATAGTCACTAGCCAAGTAGCCAATCTGACAGTACTCTTTAAAACCTAGTACAGCCAGCAGCAATAGGTGCTAattgggcgaggtgttcaaaatgatcttgacgcgactttaccgtaaaaataataagagcccgtcaaggtaattttgaacacaagCAACGCCcgcatagcaacttctgctgttgactgtacatactttatagtataggtacataacgtTATTGatttctttattaattaaactagCCTATAGACAGCTTATCATACAATTACGTCTATAGCAGTGTATGTCATTGCTGCATCAGTAGTCGCTCGCAACATCTAGATCACACGCGAAGATCTGCCACATCACCGTTCACACGGAGCTCATTCCACAAGCACGTCACACCGATTTTAGGGCAGCCGTACCGTGCGAGCGAGAGAGTGAGAGTGCACACAGGTGTGCGCGGGCGCAGCCGGCCGGCATCAGCTGTTAGCGCTCGTGCCTGCCCGTTGCTCGGTGAATGCACATGGTAGTTCCATTCTACCTACCTGACTAGTCTAGAGTTACGACCAGGTAAAGTTGGTCTCTCATTGTCACGGGTCTCTATGTGATGTTAAGCTGGTTTGATCGGTGGTGCTCCGATGCGTTTGCGCAAGCCACAGACGGTGGCTCCGTGGCACTGAACTCAGTGCTCGCCGATACCCGCGTGAGTACAGACGCGAGACGCCTCCCCACTCTCGCTTCCCGTCGGTGTTGCCAGATACATCATTTTTCCACGTTTTATCAATAGATTCGATTTGCCTTAACGCGatcaaataaatttcacgaatgACTCGAGCTTACAAATTTACTAATAAAGACCAGAATTTAAGCCAAAATAGATTCTACGAGTAATCAGATGTTATTGGATCGTCATttcctttaaattttaaacattgaGTTTTGAAGATGtcataaaaatgaataaataaatacaggaaTATATTCCACTGTTACTAAACCTATccgaaatttctgtttttaaagCGGTGCACCCCCATTTTTTTATTTCGTAATCTGGCAACATTGTCAGGTAAACACCTACGCGCGTGAGTTTATATGTGTAGCCACTGACGCGAGCTCTTTGTCTAATTAGCAGGTAGGCAAATGCACCAATACTTTTTAGTGTGATATAATGGCGTTATGAGGTCatgattttaacatttttttaggtGTACCTTTTTGTAATAGCGTTCCAGCTTGGGTAAAAATGCTTTCTTATCAATGTTGTTCAATCTCCTCTACAAGTCGCATTCTTCGacagattctcgtgaaatttagTAGCAGTTAccataacaacaaaaaaaatattatgtcgaTTCTATTTTTGTAATGGTGGAGCCATGGTTCGAGacgtctacagctcacagagccactagatTATAGGTAACGTATAAAGTTATAAAGAAATGAATAGGGAGATGAAATGACTAGTAATAAAGGTCCGCTCGAAACTGTAGCCTCCTCAGGCCCAAGGTCCTTAttatagtacttcttcagttcgatttaatttaaaccatgttcaattggaacagagtcgcttttgctttgtttcgttcaattttcaaacaacgcaaaatcaactctatttcctacaatttaggttcaaatttcagtggcaagtTTTGGATgtttcatttgtatggctgggccttaggagggtagGATAAACGCGCCGAAACCAGTTTCCGAGGCATCTGGCACGCACTTAATTGATTTAATAGCATCAACTGACGTTTAATTATGATGgtgaataatagtaataattaaaTCGACGCGGGAGTATTTACTAtgataaatgaattaaattcgATTCTGGAATTGGaaaaaaatacggaacccttatactccttataggatcactcgtgagtCTGTCTGTCGGCCTGTCTCAGTCTATTTCATTTAGCCTAAGTATTTGTtgatctccgaaactactgagcctaaaaaattaattatgttttttattgGCCGAATCCGCCAAAAGAGCGGGAAGAAAGGCGAATGAGTTTGCGACGAGATGGAACTTTCCACAATGGACTGGAAGTATCTAAACTAGTCTAGACGGTAAGCATGTTGCTATACTTACTAAAACCTATCGGGAGTGGTAGTGAATAAAGGTGactgctagagtctgtgcggaaagagaagagtcgtggaatgtgtggggcccaatacattccacgactcttctctttccgcacagactctaatagtaattggccactacatagtaattggccgtTCTTAAAaataaggtttcaattggcttATTTCtctctgatttgttaggaaaggccaatATAGTTAGTCACTCTACTACAATTATAAAGGCTTTTACAACATTGTACTGTTAGCTTATTTAGTCGCCGATTataacttttgttttgtatgataTCAACGCGGGTCGCGGGCTGCCAGTGCCAGGGACGCATAAGTGACGGAGGAGCTTTTGCAAACACAGAATTTCGAAAAAGAATGAAATAGTATATAGAaaggtccaaaccttgacgtccaaaaattttttttagattcctcacgtcgtgggctatcagaatataccccatgtatgttagccgatttctcgtagttttcgagttctggttttttaaacttttaacttttgttatgaaattctggggttcccatacagagtggctaaaaaataactgcattgccgttgccagggaggttttgggattatactgagcaacttttactatgggaccaaccccgaaatcgcgaaaaaaaaattacctttccatagaaaatggactagccaaaatgtatgaaacagccaaattttttttttgagttagaGTTAAgacctgtgcacac encodes the following:
- the LOC134653250 gene encoding uncharacterized protein LOC134653250 — encoded protein: MSFQWTNDNVFKLIEMYEERELLWNTMSEEYKDRNKKHDAWSEIANAFEVEKYVVVKKMKSLIGQFQRELKKDEMSSWFAFKKMMFIRNRPYKPASRDSGVKNSHNDELSESYHVENFHIAAPIPMLHESTDTTANLSTISRKRTSSYDDKSDDPMAYGFAKQYRPSSKSGQDEFEIYGQYVASELRETKDLHSVLIAKRYINDILFNARIGKYRKDSTSNNSKSKGIKTEQEHDSDVNDDE